In the genome of Leptolyngbya sp. FACHB-261, one region contains:
- a CDS encoding (2Fe-2S) ferredoxin domain-containing protein, translating to MSSHKSPCRVAGRIVRYEAANSGQIKHLRLATAGGEVEVKIPKFLRSTVQSSLPAGTWVEVIGYRKWADSQMEIKAALIVATGTVATAVLEAETAMEPSKPAETSASAKLGTIQVCQKSDCCKRGGTALWNALETELDRQGLSDQVKLKGTGCMKQCKAGPNLVVLPDKTRYTYVKPQQVPQLLEKHFGEVFAHQK from the coding sequence ATGTCTTCCCATAAATCGCCTTGCCGTGTTGCTGGCCGCATTGTCCGCTACGAAGCTGCTAATTCTGGTCAAATCAAGCATTTACGGCTGGCAACGGCTGGGGGAGAAGTGGAAGTCAAAATCCCCAAGTTTCTGCGCTCCACGGTGCAATCAAGTTTGCCTGCTGGAACCTGGGTCGAAGTGATTGGCTATCGCAAGTGGGCTGACAGCCAGATGGAGATCAAAGCAGCCCTGATTGTGGCAACTGGTACCGTGGCGACTGCTGTGCTAGAGGCAGAAACCGCAATGGAACCAAGTAAGCCAGCGGAGACCAGTGCCTCTGCCAAGCTAGGCACCATTCAGGTTTGTCAAAAGTCAGACTGCTGCAAGCGCGGTGGTACAGCGCTTTGGAACGCCTTGGAGACAGAGCTGGACCGACAGGGCTTGAGCGACCAGGTGAAGCTGAAGGGGACAGGCTGCATGAAGCAGTGCAAAGCAGGTCCTAATCTGGTGGTTTTGCCTGACAAGACCCGCTACACCTACGTCAAACCCCAACAAGTCCCACAGTTACTAGAGAAGCACTTCGGTGAAGTGTTCGCCCACCAGAAGTGA
- a CDS encoding MOSC domain-containing protein, translating into MSQPLLSAIYVYPVKSCAGIELDAAHLDTWGLRYDRNWLIVDEKGSFLTQRAFPRLALIKTALEPDSLRLTSPGMPEFSVPLAPIASERLSVTVWDDQCQAVDQGSAAAEWLSTFLETPCRLVRIGEGYDRPVEPDYISEPAQVSFADAYPLLVISEASLRDLNARLEIPLPMNRFRPNLVVFGCEPYAEDGWRAVRIGNATFRGVKLCERCAITTTDQATAERGKEPLVTLATYRRAKSGVVFGQNLVHTNIGEVRRGDAVEVLEVQS; encoded by the coding sequence ATGTCTCAGCCCCTTCTATCTGCCATTTACGTCTACCCGGTTAAGTCCTGTGCTGGCATTGAACTGGATGCAGCCCACTTAGATACTTGGGGGCTGCGTTATGACCGTAATTGGCTGATTGTGGATGAAAAGGGAAGCTTCCTCACGCAGCGGGCGTTTCCGCGTCTGGCTCTGATCAAAACAGCTTTGGAGCCGGATAGTCTGCGCTTGACATCGCCAGGGATGCCTGAGTTCTCCGTCCCGCTCGCGCCCATAGCAAGCGAGCGTTTGTCGGTGACAGTTTGGGACGATCAATGTCAGGCGGTTGACCAGGGTTCAGCTGCGGCTGAGTGGTTAAGTACGTTCCTCGAAACTCCTTGCCGTTTAGTGCGCATTGGCGAGGGCTACGACCGACCAGTGGAGCCAGACTACATTAGCGAACCCGCTCAGGTCAGCTTTGCAGATGCCTATCCGTTATTGGTGATCTCGGAAGCTTCCTTGAGAGATCTCAACGCGCGGTTAGAAATTCCCTTGCCTATGAACCGCTTTCGACCGAATTTGGTGGTGTTTGGGTGTGAGCCCTATGCTGAAGATGGTTGGCGGGCAGTGCGCATTGGCAATGCCACCTTTCGGGGCGTCAAACTGTGCGAACGCTGTGCGATCACAACTACAGACCAAGCCACTGCCGAGCGGGGAAAAGAGCCTCTAGTCACACTAGCCACTTATCGGCGCGCGAAGAGCGGTGTTGTTTTTGGTCAGAACTTAGTTCATACCAACATAGGGGAAGTCCGTCGCGGTGATGCTGTGGAAGTATTAGAGGTACAAAGTTAG
- a CDS encoding Crp/Fnr family transcriptional regulator, with the protein MAKLHPQSDSSYTARFSEPSLQEVYDRQLMEGIYRDRPLYPFRSGQIIKIQPQEIWVVCRGVVQLSTLYASGDEALLGLAGPSMPFGQPFTLLEPYMATALSDVDLMRLTVAEVEASPTLAQGIFRHVSRRLRQTEAILALTGQRRVEDRLRHILWLLKNELGQATVEGTRLGVRLTHQHLANAIGTTRVTVTRLLGKLRSEGWITIDPSRHIVVCAGASLTEL; encoded by the coding sequence ATGGCTAAGCTACATCCCCAGAGCGACTCCTCGTACACAGCTCGCTTCTCTGAACCAAGCTTGCAAGAAGTGTATGACCGGCAGCTGATGGAAGGGATCTATCGAGACCGACCCTTATATCCTTTCCGCAGCGGTCAGATTATCAAGATTCAACCACAGGAGATCTGGGTCGTCTGTCGTGGTGTGGTGCAGCTCAGTACGCTGTACGCCAGTGGTGACGAAGCGTTGCTTGGTCTAGCCGGTCCGTCGATGCCCTTCGGCCAGCCCTTCACCTTGCTAGAACCCTATATGGCAACAGCGCTTTCAGATGTGGATTTGATGCGTCTGACTGTCGCTGAAGTGGAAGCCTCGCCCACTTTGGCACAGGGTATCTTCCGGCATGTGAGCCGCCGCTTGCGCCAAACAGAAGCGATTTTGGCCCTGACTGGTCAGCGCCGTGTTGAAGATCGGCTGCGACACATCCTCTGGCTGCTCAAGAATGAGCTCGGCCAGGCAACGGTGGAAGGGACTCGCTTGGGTGTTCGCCTAACCCACCAGCACCTCGCTAATGCGATCGGCACTACCCGTGTGACTGTGACCCGACTGCTAGGCAAATTGCGCAGTGAAGGCTGGATTACGATTGACCCCAGCCGTCACATCGTTGTCTGTGCTGGTGCTAGCCTCACTGAGCTGTAA
- a CDS encoding chorismate lyase, with protein sequence MKGYSASQDIGCFEQRSVPSPQQAIGLESSAGSTGAGSTGVKRAVVSLPAHSPETGAQPEAWCALKPVWTAGPDLLQPGQPAHLSPAWRMFLLGDGSATRNLRLLTGETVQVDILDASDIGSDADGAPAELTAIPGPRLRRQVWLRTESGLRLSYAVSWWQASQIDQYLADPSLPIGISLSQSRREVYRDIRTLFLGHNKALEEAFEMPGPFWGRHYLFWHGGAPFSLIYEVYSPVLSRYLGPTSESSAES encoded by the coding sequence GTGAAGGGATACTCGGCGTCACAAGATATCGGCTGTTTCGAACAGCGGTCAGTGCCCAGCCCTCAGCAGGCCATTGGCTTAGAATCGTCTGCGGGATCAACAGGAGCGGGATCAACAGGAGTAAAACGAGCCGTTGTTTCCTTGCCAGCCCACAGCCCAGAGACAGGGGCACAGCCTGAAGCCTGGTGTGCGCTTAAACCGGTCTGGACTGCTGGGCCAGATCTATTGCAGCCTGGTCAACCCGCCCATCTATCACCAGCCTGGCGGATGTTTCTGTTGGGCGATGGCTCGGCTACGCGAAACCTGAGGCTGCTAACTGGCGAAACCGTGCAGGTAGACATCTTGGACGCCAGCGATATTGGGTCTGATGCAGATGGTGCGCCAGCAGAGCTGACTGCCATTCCAGGCCCTCGTCTGCGGCGACAGGTTTGGTTGCGAACCGAGAGTGGTCTACGGCTGTCCTATGCAGTTTCCTGGTGGCAAGCCAGTCAGATTGATCAGTACCTGGCAGACCCTAGCTTGCCCATCGGCATCAGTTTGAGTCAGTCGCGCCGAGAAGTTTACCGAGATATTCGGACCCTGTTTCTGGGCCACAACAAGGCTTTGGAAGAAGCCTTCGAAATGCCTGGGCCATTTTGGGGGAGGCACTACCTGTTTTGGCATGGTGGAGCGCCCTTTTCCCTGATCTACGAGGTTTACTCTCCTGTGCTCAGCCGCTACCTGGGGCCGACTAGCGAGAGTTCAGCGGAGAGTTGA
- a CDS encoding response regulator, with translation MQALTSPQHPVRILLAEDSEDDILIIQRAFRRGQISVDLQVVRDGQEVLDYLQQQGKFSQPEVAPRPDLLMLDINMPRKDGLTTLREIRADPRLRLLPVIILTTSRAQEDIVSSYESGANTYVTKPNQIDKYIEEMRLIDSYWRLVAVRPPLV, from the coding sequence ATGCAAGCCCTAACTTCTCCACAACATCCTGTGCGCATCTTACTGGCGGAAGACAGTGAAGACGATATTTTAATTATTCAACGGGCTTTTCGACGCGGACAGATCTCGGTAGATCTGCAGGTTGTACGGGATGGTCAAGAGGTGTTGGACTATCTCCAGCAGCAAGGAAAGTTCAGCCAGCCAGAAGTCGCGCCTCGCCCCGACTTGTTAATGCTGGACATCAATATGCCGCGCAAAGATGGACTAACCACCCTGCGTGAAATTCGGGCAGATCCACGTCTGCGTCTTCTGCCGGTGATCATTCTAACGACTAGCCGCGCTCAAGAAGATATTGTTAGCAGCTATGAGAGTGGTGCTAATACCTATGTCACTAAACCAAATCAGATCGATAAGTATATCGAGGAGATGCGGCTCATCGACTCCTACTGGCGATTGGTTGCAGTTCGCCCTCCGCTTGTTTAG
- a CDS encoding response regulator: MSIRSRVLIVDDSPDSRLIYARHLRNEPYDIAVAADGETALTLISESPPDLMLLDNMLPGISGLEVLQRLRNDPITADLPIVMITAHNSTMRPRALELGADDFISVPLEPVELKVRLRNLLRMRQTTRERAILAIRQKLMEEQMQEADELSRNIVHDLKNPLFCMRLLGDTLLRYRESLPPAVQNLAPVLRKEADSCLSLVEELLNFLRDSYQQEICGVIDLGQLLSTIVDELLPLIEASGAILQIAPDLPEQLNVQPQRIARVWRNLLSNAIKYSQNSATPIIKISYSQQEYFHCFSISDNGVGIPPEYRDEIFLPFRRVTSESEVAAPEEQTIGHGVGLAIVKKIIDQHGGRVWIAEREGPGTEVLFTLPKQVICPANSNLQRSVPALPVEH, from the coding sequence ATGAGTATCCGCTCCCGTGTTCTGATTGTAGATGACTCACCCGATAGCCGCCTGATCTATGCTCGCCATCTTCGTAACGAGCCCTACGATATTGCAGTAGCGGCAGATGGCGAAACCGCCTTGACGCTCATTAGCGAATCACCTCCAGACCTAATGTTGCTCGATAACATGCTGCCTGGGATCAGCGGTCTAGAAGTGCTGCAACGGTTGCGCAATGATCCGATCACAGCGGATTTACCGATCGTGATGATCACAGCGCATAACTCTACAATGCGACCTCGGGCCTTAGAGCTAGGGGCCGATGATTTCATTAGTGTGCCATTGGAGCCAGTAGAGCTTAAAGTGCGTCTGCGCAATTTACTGCGAATGCGACAGACCACTAGAGAGCGTGCAATCTTGGCAATTCGGCAGAAGCTGATGGAAGAGCAGATGCAGGAGGCTGATGAACTCAGCCGCAACATTGTCCACGACCTAAAAAATCCGCTGTTCTGTATGCGCTTACTTGGGGATACCCTGCTGCGCTATCGAGAGAGTTTGCCCCCTGCTGTGCAAAATTTAGCACCAGTTCTGCGCAAAGAAGCAGACTCATGCCTGAGCCTGGTTGAGGAATTACTGAACTTTTTGCGGGACAGTTACCAACAGGAAATATGCGGTGTTATTGATCTAGGGCAATTGCTCAGCACGATTGTGGACGAATTGTTACCACTAATTGAAGCCAGTGGTGCGATTCTGCAAATCGCACCAGATTTACCAGAGCAGCTCAATGTTCAGCCCCAGCGCATTGCCCGAGTGTGGCGCAATCTGCTCTCCAACGCCATCAAGTATTCTCAGAATTCTGCAACTCCTATTATTAAAATTAGTTACAGTCAGCAAGAATATTTTCATTGTTTTAGTATCAGTGACAACGGCGTCGGCATTCCACCAGAATATCGAGACGAGATTTTCTTGCCCTTTCGAAGGGTGACTTCTGAGAGCGAAGTAGCTGCTCCTGAAGAGCAAACGATCGGACATGGTGTCGGCCTAGCTATTGTTAAGAAAATCATTGATCAGCACGGTGGCCGAGTGTGGATTGCCGAACGGGAGGGTCCAGGAACTGAGGTTCTGTTTACACTTCCCAAGCAGGTGATTTGCCCTGCAAATTCTAATCTGCAACGCTCAGTTCCAGCACTACCCGTGGAGCACTAG
- a CDS encoding DUF924 family protein: MSLIEDVLNFWFADAHQDQASLRACSKVWFGKKTDFDDQVRTQFVEVYQQAVAGDLDNWRQSAQGCLALILLFDQFPRNMFRGSAQAFATDSQALGLAKHALAQGFDRELLPVERWFLYLPFEHSESLSEQQRSVELQRPLEEQVQGLNILRYALRHLEVIERFGRFPHRNRILGRSTTAEEAEFLKQPGSSF, encoded by the coding sequence ATGTCATTGATTGAGGATGTTCTCAACTTCTGGTTTGCTGACGCCCACCAAGATCAAGCCAGCCTGCGTGCCTGTTCCAAAGTTTGGTTTGGCAAAAAAACAGACTTTGATGATCAAGTTCGGACTCAATTTGTTGAGGTTTATCAGCAAGCGGTTGCTGGCGATCTAGATAACTGGCGGCAGTCAGCTCAAGGCTGCTTGGCTCTGATTCTCCTATTTGATCAGTTTCCCCGCAACATGTTTCGAGGTAGCGCCCAAGCCTTTGCCACAGATAGCCAAGCGTTAGGTTTAGCCAAGCACGCCTTAGCGCAAGGGTTCGACCGCGAGCTGCTACCCGTTGAACGCTGGTTTCTCTACCTGCCATTTGAGCACAGCGAGTCCTTAAGCGAGCAGCAACGCTCGGTTGAGCTGCAACGGCCGCTCGAGGAACAGGTGCAAGGTCTAAATATTCTCCGCTACGCCCTGCGGCACCTTGAAGTGATTGAGCGATTTGGCCGTTTTCCCCATCGCAATCGGATTTTGGGCCGCTCTACTACAGCTGAAGAAGCGGAGTTTCTCAAGCAGCCGGGCTCGTCGTTCTAG
- a CDS encoding ATP-binding protein, whose product MSQIQNSKSSLTKQPRTLTVSFLWLGVSCLVLLIAGGWALTAAVNNSQRQEDERINRYQEILRWTNLLYQGALDAETGIRGYLITRDPQSLAPYYEGQANFAKNLALLRQVEALKQSERLGQIERSFEAWQNRFGRPVLKSFGNSAEIERLAQTSLAGKAVFDSLRLDIEAFLGEQRARLITQQAVARKTRDLIWLVNNICTCLVMLGVLLLGLWLHRSLQQLLQVLDERTQTLTALQQSQKATQAALNRLEKANTELDSFVYSASHDLREPLRSLEAFSGFLLEDLGPRLEGQEADYLNRIVNATQRMRRLLEDLLQLSRIGRDPEQHSSVDLNWVLREVLLEFELQIQERHAKLRCPEVLPTVTGNATELASIFRNLIGNALKFSPGPYGEEGGPQVEISYAEQQHEFLFWVRDWGIGVDPNYHDRIFVLFQRLGRREEFEGTGAGLAIVRKGVLAHGGQVWVESQPNEGSCFFFTIPKNPKL is encoded by the coding sequence ATGAGCCAAATTCAAAACAGCAAGTCGAGCCTTACCAAACAGCCGAGAACTCTTACCGTCAGCTTCTTGTGGCTGGGGGTTTCCTGTCTGGTTTTGCTAATTGCAGGCGGTTGGGCGTTAACAGCAGCCGTTAACAACAGTCAGCGGCAAGAGGATGAACGCATCAACCGCTACCAGGAAATTTTGCGCTGGACCAACTTGCTTTATCAGGGAGCACTAGATGCTGAAACCGGCATTCGCGGCTATCTCATTACGCGGGATCCTCAATCTCTGGCTCCCTACTATGAGGGTCAGGCTAATTTTGCCAAAAACTTGGCTTTGTTACGGCAGGTCGAAGCGCTGAAACAGAGTGAGAGACTAGGCCAGATCGAGCGCAGTTTCGAGGCTTGGCAGAACCGCTTTGGCAGACCAGTACTCAAGAGTTTCGGTAACTCAGCCGAGATCGAGCGTCTAGCCCAAACCTCATTGGCAGGAAAGGCAGTTTTTGACTCTTTGCGTCTAGACATTGAGGCTTTTCTCGGTGAGCAGAGAGCACGGCTTATTACGCAGCAGGCTGTAGCGCGTAAGACGCGCGACCTTATATGGCTGGTTAATAATATCTGCACCTGTTTGGTGATGCTGGGCGTGCTGCTGTTGGGGTTATGGTTGCACCGCAGCTTACAGCAACTCTTGCAAGTTCTCGATGAGCGCACTCAAACTCTAACGGCATTGCAACAGTCACAGAAAGCAACACAAGCAGCTCTAAACCGCTTAGAAAAAGCCAACACCGAGCTTGATAGTTTTGTCTATTCTGCTTCCCACGATCTGCGCGAACCTCTGCGCAGTTTAGAGGCCTTTAGTGGTTTTCTACTCGAAGACCTTGGGCCTCGCCTAGAGGGACAAGAGGCAGACTACCTCAACCGCATTGTTAATGCTACGCAGCGAATGCGCCGTCTGCTCGAAGATCTCCTGCAACTGTCCCGGATTGGGCGAGATCCGGAGCAGCACAGTAGTGTCGATCTCAACTGGGTTCTGCGTGAGGTTTTGCTAGAGTTTGAACTACAAATTCAAGAGCGTCATGCCAAGCTTCGGTGTCCTGAAGTGTTGCCAACAGTAACTGGCAATGCAACGGAACTTGCTAGTATTTTTCGCAATCTCATTGGTAATGCGCTTAAGTTCAGCCCAGGTCCTTATGGCGAAGAAGGTGGACCTCAAGTTGAGATCAGCTATGCTGAGCAGCAACATGAGTTTCTGTTTTGGGTCCGGGATTGGGGGATTGGGGTTGACCCGAACTACCATGACAGAATCTTCGTGCTCTTCCAACGTTTAGGACGGCGGGAGGAATTTGAGGGAACTGGCGCTGGCCTAGCCATTGTGCGCAAAGGTGTCCTGGCTCATGGTGGCCAAGTTTGGGTTGAGTCTCAACCCAATGAAGGAAGCTGTTTCTTCTTCACAATTCCTAAAAATCCAAAACTTTAA
- the pyk gene encoding pyruvate kinase encodes MPPFLHRTKVVATIGPASSSPEVLRQLIEAGMSVARLNFSHGSYEDHARTVKLIRAVSDELDVPITLLQDLQGPKIRVGQLPQGEITLHKGSRLTLIPIDHFAEQPDTVPIDYPFLAEEAQPGTRVLLDDGLLELTVSAIEAPAVLCQIVRGGVLKSRKGVNLPSLNLRLPSLTDKDKQDLDFGLAQGVDWVSLSFVRHPEDIRALKALLAEKGATVPVMAKIEKPQAVAQLDAILDECDGVMVARGDLGVEVNPEKVPILQKRIIRACNERGLPVITATQMLDSMIRNPRPTRAEASDVANAIFDGTDAVMLSGESAVGEFPVQAVEMLVRIAVEVEQILEFPNLPPAEIDATHALSEAINTIDQIMDLRCIAAFTTTGYTARFAAAERPRAPLIALTPDLAVYRQMNLYWGVMPMLLNQPASSIEGIIEQIEACLRQHHLASAGDAILILGGTPMQKARGTNFLKIHTLPSEP; translated from the coding sequence ATGCCCCCATTTCTCCACCGCACAAAAGTTGTCGCAACGATCGGCCCTGCCAGCAGCTCCCCAGAGGTGCTGCGGCAGTTGATCGAGGCGGGCATGTCGGTTGCCCGCTTGAACTTCTCCCACGGCAGTTACGAGGACCACGCGCGCACAGTCAAGCTGATCCGCGCGGTGTCTGACGAGCTGGATGTGCCAATCACGCTGCTGCAGGATTTGCAAGGCCCTAAGATTCGGGTGGGGCAGTTGCCTCAAGGAGAGATCACGCTTCACAAGGGCAGTCGCTTAACCCTGATTCCCATTGACCACTTTGCCGAACAGCCAGATACCGTCCCCATCGACTATCCCTTTCTAGCGGAAGAGGCCCAGCCGGGCACACGAGTGCTGCTTGATGATGGGCTCTTGGAATTGACTGTGAGTGCCATTGAAGCACCCGCTGTGCTTTGCCAGATCGTTCGTGGTGGTGTTCTTAAAAGCCGTAAGGGCGTTAATCTGCCCAGCCTCAATCTGCGCTTGCCCTCTCTAACTGACAAAGACAAGCAGGATCTAGATTTTGGGCTAGCTCAAGGCGTGGACTGGGTTTCCCTGAGCTTTGTGCGCCACCCTGAAGATATTCGAGCCCTCAAAGCTCTGCTGGCAGAAAAGGGGGCAACGGTGCCAGTCATGGCAAAGATTGAGAAACCTCAGGCTGTTGCCCAACTGGACGCTATTTTGGACGAATGCGACGGTGTGATGGTGGCACGGGGCGACTTGGGGGTCGAGGTCAACCCCGAGAAAGTGCCAATTCTACAAAAGCGAATTATTCGCGCCTGCAACGAGCGCGGCTTACCTGTGATTACAGCCACGCAGATGCTCGACAGTATGATTCGCAACCCTCGGCCTACCCGCGCTGAGGCTAGCGACGTCGCCAATGCGATTTTTGATGGTACCGACGCCGTCATGCTCTCCGGTGAGTCAGCGGTGGGTGAGTTTCCAGTACAGGCTGTGGAGATGCTGGTGCGCATTGCCGTAGAAGTAGAGCAGATTTTGGAGTTTCCTAACCTGCCCCCTGCCGAAATTGATGCCACCCACGCTCTAAGTGAAGCAATTAACACCATCGATCAGATCATGGACTTGCGCTGCATCGCTGCTTTCACCACGACTGGTTATACAGCTCGCTTCGCTGCTGCTGAACGCCCCCGCGCCCCGCTCATTGCCTTGACCCCTGACCTCGCTGTCTATCGTCAAATGAATCTATATTGGGGCGTGATGCCGATGCTGCTGAACCAGCCAGCCAGCTCTATAGAAGGCATCATTGAACAAATCGAAGCTTGTTTGCGTCAGCACCACTTAGCCAGTGCTGGCGATGCCATTCTCATCTTGGGCGGAACTCCTATGCAGAAAGCTAGGGGCACCAACTTTCTCAAAATTCATACCCTGCCCTCTGAGCCCTAG
- a CDS encoding NUDIX hydrolase has product MTDKPLGKQLGWHLLGSTCLLATPWLRLRQDQLLLGQESTTYEYLQQPAAVFIVPVMADGTVVLIRQYRYPVDQWCLEVPAGGLHDHPDAYNPNVSQTVLAAVARKELAEEIGGTCRELLYQGCFYPTTSRSDERSHVFLALGVTLEQPQALENGELIERVLLNAAEAMHLASSAQMPDAKSALALLWCAAELKARGLL; this is encoded by the coding sequence ATGACCGACAAACCGTTGGGCAAGCAGTTGGGCTGGCACCTTCTAGGCAGTACCTGTCTCTTGGCAACTCCCTGGCTACGGCTACGGCAGGACCAATTGCTGCTGGGTCAAGAATCAACCACCTACGAATACTTGCAGCAACCGGCGGCAGTGTTCATCGTGCCCGTGATGGCAGACGGAACCGTAGTCTTGATCCGTCAGTACCGCTACCCAGTCGATCAGTGGTGCTTAGAAGTGCCAGCTGGAGGCCTGCATGACCACCCTGATGCCTACAATCCCAATGTCTCCCAAACGGTTTTGGCAGCCGTGGCCCGTAAGGAACTGGCTGAGGAAATCGGTGGCACTTGCCGCGAACTGCTCTATCAAGGTTGCTTTTACCCCACGACCAGCCGCAGCGATGAGCGCTCCCACGTTTTTCTGGCGCTCGGGGTGACTCTAGAGCAGCCACAGGCACTTGAGAACGGCGAGTTGATCGAACGAGTTCTGCTGAATGCGGCAGAGGCGATGCACTTGGCTAGCTCTGCCCAGATGCCTGATGCCAAGAGTGCCTTGGCCCTGTTGTGGTGTGCGGCAGAACTCAAGGCCCGTGGGTTGCTATAG
- a CDS encoding pentapeptide repeat-containing protein encodes MLVDELLRRYAAGERNFRRATLFAAELSEVNLSGADLRGANLTGAKLVAANLSKVKLGMANLTGAKLSVANLSEADLSAANLGGADLSGAKLEGTFLDGAKLTGAIMPDGSIHG; translated from the coding sequence ATGTTGGTTGATGAACTTCTGAGACGGTACGCAGCGGGGGAGCGCAATTTCCGCCGAGCAACCTTGTTTGCTGCTGAGCTGAGCGAAGTGAATCTGAGCGGTGCCGATTTGCGTGGGGCCAATCTAACCGGAGCCAAACTTGTAGCTGCTAATCTCAGCAAGGTTAAGCTCGGCATGGCCAACCTGACTGGAGCTAAGCTCTCAGTCGCTAACTTGAGTGAGGCTGACCTCAGTGCAGCTAACCTAGGCGGTGCTGATCTTAGTGGAGCCAAGCTTGAAGGCACATTCCTGGATGGCGCTAAGCTGACAGGCGCGATTATGCCGGATGGCAGTATTCATGGTTAA
- a CDS encoding quercetin 2,3-dioxygenase yields MTLQSGYVLLPGEGKAVWSMSGLTTIKASTETTQGRFGLFEQLLPPGFEPPAHVHEKEDEAFYILEGELSFRCGNQSGRATPGSFLFLPRGVVHSFRIESSTPAKILIFCTPGGFEHFFEEMGEPAQQRELPPREQHEQGQHEPEKITLLAAKYKLSLKEPQLQS; encoded by the coding sequence ATGACACTACAAAGTGGTTACGTTCTTCTGCCTGGAGAGGGTAAAGCAGTTTGGTCAATGAGCGGTTTGACAACCATTAAAGCTTCTACTGAAACCACTCAAGGCAGATTTGGCTTATTCGAGCAACTATTGCCCCCAGGCTTTGAACCTCCAGCTCATGTTCATGAGAAGGAAGACGAGGCGTTCTACATTCTGGAAGGGGAACTCAGCTTCCGTTGTGGCAACCAAAGCGGTCGGGCAACGCCAGGTTCATTTCTATTTTTGCCGCGCGGTGTTGTCCACAGTTTCCGAATTGAAAGTTCGACTCCTGCCAAAATTCTGATCTTTTGTACTCCCGGTGGCTTCGAGCACTTCTTTGAAGAAATGGGAGAACCGGCACAACAACGCGAATTACCACCTAGGGAACAGCATGAGCAAGGGCAGCACGAGCCTGAAAAAATCACGCTATTGGCTGCAAAATACAAGCTCTCTTTGAAAGAGCCGCAACTTCAGTCCTAG
- a CDS encoding photosystem II protein Y encodes MDWRVLIVVGPVLLAGSWALFNIFRAWKQGAIGNDFRTR; translated from the coding sequence ATGGACTGGCGAGTTCTAATTGTGGTTGGTCCTGTACTGCTAGCAGGTAGCTGGGCTTTGTTTAATATCTTCCGCGCTTGGAAACAGGGCGCCATCGGCAACGATTTCCGCACCCGTTAA
- a CDS encoding rod shape-determining protein, producing the protein MGIFKRLSRDMGIDLGTANTLVYVSGRGIVLQEPSVVAMDMNAKVPLAVGEDAKKMLGRTPGNIVAMRPLRDGVIADFDVAELMLKHFITRVHEGKTLLRPRIVIGIPSGVTGVERRAVMEAAHQAGAGEVYLVDEPVAAAIGAGLPVAEPTGNMIIDIGGGTTEVAVLSLQGTVLSESVRVAGDELSEAITQYMKKVHNLVIGERTAEEIKIQIGSAYPVDEEAMMEVRGLHLLSGLPRTVTIKSPEIRESMAEPLSVIIEAVKRTLERTPPELAADIIDRGIMLAGGGALLKGIDTLISHETGIVVHVAADPLSCVVLGTGRVLENFKQLERVFSGSFRAH; encoded by the coding sequence GTGGGCATCTTTAAGCGTCTTTCGCGGGACATGGGCATAGACCTAGGAACCGCAAACACCCTGGTCTACGTTTCTGGTCGTGGCATTGTGCTTCAAGAGCCTTCTGTGGTGGCCATGGACATGAACGCCAAAGTGCCTCTAGCGGTTGGTGAGGATGCTAAGAAAATGCTGGGCCGCACCCCCGGCAATATCGTCGCCATGCGCCCGCTGCGCGATGGTGTAATCGCCGATTTTGATGTGGCTGAGCTGATGCTCAAGCATTTTATTACCCGTGTGCACGAGGGCAAAACGCTGCTCCGTCCCCGGATTGTAATTGGCATTCCCTCTGGGGTAACTGGAGTAGAGCGGCGGGCCGTTATGGAAGCGGCACACCAGGCTGGGGCTGGCGAAGTTTACCTGGTCGATGAACCTGTAGCAGCAGCTATCGGCGCTGGTCTGCCAGTTGCTGAACCTACCGGCAACATGATTATTGATATCGGCGGTGGCACCACCGAAGTTGCGGTGCTGAGTTTGCAGGGCACAGTGCTGAGTGAATCAGTCCGCGTAGCAGGCGACGAACTGAGTGAAGCGATCACCCAGTATATGAAGAAGGTTCATAACCTGGTGATTGGTGAGCGAACTGCGGAAGAAATCAAGATCCAAATTGGTTCGGCCTATCCAGTAGATGAAGAAGCCATGATGGAGGTGCGTGGTCTGCACCTGCTCTCTGGTCTACCTAGAACTGTAACGATCAAGAGTCCAGAAATCCGTGAGAGTATGGCTGAGCCTCTCTCAGTAATTATTGAAGCCGTCAAGCGCACTCTAGAACGCACCCCACCAGAACTAGCGGCAGACATTATTGACCGGGGCATTATGCTCGCCGGCGGTGGCGCGCTACTAAAGGGGATTGATACGTTAATCAGCCACGAAACTGGCATTGTCGTGCATGTGGCAGCTGATCCGCTAAGCTGCGTAGTGCTCGGAACTGGACGCGTCCTTGAGAACTTTAAGCAGCTGGAACGGGTGTTCAGCGGTAGCTTTAGAGCGCACTAA